Proteins found in one Oceanispirochaeta sp. genomic segment:
- a CDS encoding NADP-dependent oxidoreductase, whose protein sequence is MKALQITGYGEIADNVENTEIPTPLINDDQVLIEIRSAGVNPVDYKIVKGAMKKIKTLNFPAPIGFDLSGIVVGVGQDITNLTVGDEVYARVPSDTPGTFAEFIAVDASVVVKKPGNITHNEASGIPLVGVTTVQALKMAGIKKGDSILIHAGSGGVGSFAIQYAKALGATVYTTTSSLNVEWVKELGADRVIDYKNENYLDVVSEVDIVFDTLGGSYSVDAFKVLKKGGFVVSIAGPIDGQTAKEWGLSLIPRLYLKLTGRKVTQRMKKKSAQYRYFLMSPDADQLNEISTLIEAGKIHPVTAKVFPLSEGVDALKFVETGRAKGKVILQVK, encoded by the coding sequence ATGAAAGCGTTACAGATAACCGGTTACGGTGAAATTGCAGACAATGTGGAGAATACGGAAATTCCAACCCCTTTGATTAATGATGATCAGGTTCTTATAGAGATTAGATCCGCCGGAGTCAATCCCGTCGATTACAAGATTGTCAAAGGAGCCATGAAGAAGATCAAGACTCTGAACTTTCCCGCCCCTATAGGTTTTGACCTCAGCGGGATTGTGGTTGGAGTGGGTCAGGATATAACCAATCTGACTGTGGGTGATGAAGTTTATGCCAGGGTTCCCTCTGACACACCGGGTACATTTGCTGAGTTCATAGCCGTTGATGCCTCTGTCGTCGTGAAAAAACCCGGGAACATCACCCATAATGAAGCCTCGGGAATACCACTGGTGGGGGTGACAACAGTGCAGGCACTCAAAATGGCCGGCATAAAAAAGGGTGATTCCATACTGATCCATGCCGGTTCCGGCGGTGTGGGCTCTTTTGCCATCCAATATGCCAAAGCCCTGGGTGCAACAGTCTACACAACAACCAGCTCCCTCAATGTGGAATGGGTGAAGGAACTGGGGGCCGACAGAGTCATAGATTATAAGAATGAAAATTATCTGGATGTTGTCAGTGAAGTTGATATTGTTTTTGATACACTCGGAGGCTCTTATAGTGTTGATGCCTTTAAAGTGCTGAAAAAGGGCGGGTTTGTGGTTTCCATAGCCGGTCCCATTGACGGTCAGACAGCAAAAGAGTGGGGATTATCCCTAATCCCCCGGCTTTATCTGAAACTGACAGGCAGAAAAGTGACTCAGAGGATGAAAAAGAAATCGGCTCAGTACCGCTATTTTCTGATGTCACCCGATGCAGACCAGCTGAATGAGATCAGCACTCTGATTGAAGCGGGAAAGATTCATCCTGTAACT
- a CDS encoding MFS transporter: MIRWISRLSASIINPYRSLPSSVYILFLARIINRMGDFANFFLTLYLTRYLGFSEKQTGLVLSLVGISMMAGALMGGRLTDLAGRKKIMLTLQSLAALSVMICGFVPDRPLVAWLLLVFTFFNGAVRPINTALLTDLTSQEQRSAAFSLLYLGINIGVSAGPILAGFLFNHYRQWIFWGDGITTITTILLILFFIREPETSKIRVEQNEEHDNSSTLKALWNRPILAWYALITVFASFIYSQNSFTLPLQILKIFGDKGPRFFGIIMSFNAVVVIVLTPLLNHLCRRKRPLTRIALGYIFYGLGFGLLMFQIPHGFWFLISTLLWTTGEILDATNSGVFVSNHCPVNHRGRFNSLFLITRGGGRALAPLVSGFVLEYLGYSWMWGFCLVLGFFLAGSLKYLNKEDIRRKTS, encoded by the coding sequence ATGATTAGATGGATCAGCCGCTTATCGGCATCAATTATCAACCCCTACAGAAGCCTCCCCTCCTCTGTATATATCCTCTTTCTGGCCCGGATCATCAACCGTATGGGAGACTTTGCCAACTTTTTTCTGACCCTTTACCTGACACGGTATCTGGGATTCAGTGAGAAGCAGACAGGCCTGGTCCTGTCTCTGGTGGGGATCAGCATGATGGCAGGGGCCCTGATGGGAGGCCGGCTCACAGACCTGGCGGGCCGCAAAAAGATAATGCTCACCCTCCAGTCTCTGGCAGCCCTGTCTGTGATGATCTGCGGATTTGTACCCGACAGGCCTCTGGTGGCCTGGCTCCTTCTAGTCTTTACCTTCTTCAATGGCGCCGTGAGACCCATCAATACGGCCCTGCTGACAGACCTGACCAGCCAGGAACAACGGAGTGCCGCCTTTTCTCTCCTCTATCTGGGGATCAATATCGGGGTTTCAGCGGGGCCGATTCTGGCGGGATTTCTGTTTAATCACTACAGGCAGTGGATCTTCTGGGGCGACGGTATCACCACCATCACCACCATTCTTCTGATCCTCTTCTTTATCCGGGAGCCTGAAACAAGCAAGATCAGGGTGGAGCAGAATGAAGAGCACGACAACAGCTCGACTCTGAAGGCCCTGTGGAACCGGCCCATACTGGCCTGGTATGCCCTCATCACCGTATTCGCCTCCTTTATCTACTCCCAGAACAGCTTCACCCTGCCCCTGCAGATCCTGAAGATCTTTGGTGACAAGGGTCCCCGGTTCTTCGGAATTATAATGTCCTTTAATGCCGTGGTTGTTATTGTTCTCACCCCCCTGCTCAATCATCTGTGCCGGAGGAAAAGACCCCTGACCCGCATCGCTCTGGGGTATATCTTCTACGGACTGGGATTCGGCCTGCTCATGTTTCAGATACCCCATGGTTTCTGGTTTTTAATCTCAACCTTATTGTGGACCACCGGAGAGATTCTGGATGCCACCAATTCAGGAGTCTTTGTGTCCAATCACTGTCCGGTGAATCACCGGGGACGTTTCAACAGCCTGTTTCTCATCACCAGGGGCGGAGGAAGAGCTCTGGCACCCCTGGTGTCGGGTTTCGTTCTGGAGTACCTGGGTTACTCCTGGATGTGGGGATTCTGCCTGGTCCTGGGCTTTTTCCTGGCGGGATCTTTGAAATATCTGAACAAGGAAGATATCAGGCGAAAAACGTCCTGA